From the genome of Nitrospinota bacterium:
GAAGCTCAAGCAACTTGTCCGATGAATTTATAAGGTTCAAATAGATTTCACGAGCGCCGCTGGCTTCAATAAACTTGACAAGATTATCAATAGCCGAATCGGGCTTGGGCACACCGGCGCTGAGATCCAGAATACGGGGAAGAGCGGAATAAAACTCCTGAATACTTTTTTCGGTGGGATGAGAAAATTGCGCGCCGTCCCGTAAAGATTCTAAAAACCGGGCAACCCGCTTGGGGTCGGAAAATCCTTTTTCACTTAAATAATCAACTGCAAGCAACTCTTCTTTTAAAGGCCGGCGCTCCAGTTCTCTCGATGCAATTTCAGTCGCCTCCTGTCTTGCTTTTTCAACAAATAAATTGGCAAACATATTGCCGACAAATTGAGTGTGGCGGTCAAATTCGCTGAGCAGGTTTTTTACCAGCGCCTCTGGACTCTCTCCATGCAAGCGCATTTTTCTAGCGAGAACCGCCAGTTGGACTTCATCATCCGGCAATACATGCGTCTGCAAACCGAAAGAAATCTGCACCCGGTTCTCCAGGTTCCGTAAAAAAATATAAGCCTCTCTCAGATTTTCATAATCATCCGGCGTCAAATAGCCACACTCCCGCAATCGTTTCATCAGCTTCAAAGTGGGGATCACCCTGAGACTTTCATCCCGACCGCCGAACAGAAGCTGATACGCCTGGACGGTAAACTCCACTTCCCGGATGCCGCCAAAACCCAGCTTGATGTCCCCCTTTCCGATTTTCTTACCTTTTATGTGCGCGTTGATTTTGTTTTTCATTGTCTTGATTTCTTCGATGGCGGAGAAATCCAGACTGCGTCTGTAAATAAAAGGGGAAAGCAGGGAAAAGAATTCTTTGCCGAGCGAAATACTGCCGGCGCAAATGCGGGCTTTGAGAAGGGCCTGTCGCTCCCAGGTTCGTCCCCAGGACTGATAATAAACCTCACAACCTGCCAGAGAATTGACCAGCTCGCCACTACGCCCTTCCGGGCGAAGATCCAGATCCACACGAAACACGCTGCCTTCCGCGGTGATCTCATGAATGGTTTTTGTGATCAGTTGGGCCAGCTTGATGAAGTATTCATGGTTGCTCAGGCGGACACTGGGGTTCACGGCCCCTTCTTCCGGTCGGGTCTCCCCCATACTCGACGTATAAATATAGATGAGATCGATGTCAGAACTGAAGTTGAGTTCACTTCCACCCAGCTTGCCCATTCCCAGAATGGTGAATTCCGCAATTTTCCAGTTTCCACCCGCATCCTGATAAAACGGAATCCCGTATTTTTTGCCACATTCCTTGTTGGCATATTCATAAGCGATTTGCAGACAGACATCGGCCAGATTGGAAATATCCTTCACCGTTTCCTGCATTTCAGCCTTGCCCAGCAAATCGCGCAAACCTATGCGGATATACTCTCTTTTTTTAAACCGCCTGAGCAGTCCGGGGGCCCCTCCGGGGAAAATGTTCTGTTCAGACATTTCATGAAAATCCCGCATGAGAGCATCCTTGGACCGCAGTTTATTCAGAATATCCGGATGTTTCAACCAGTCAAAATGAGAGGGGTCCTTAAGCAACGTGTCCGTGAGAATTTGACTGCCAGAAAAAAGAATCACCAGAGCTTCCAGTAAATCCGGGTTTTCCGTGAGCAAAGTGTACAAATAATTTTTATCTTGAATTTTATCGGCAAATCGTTCGAAGTTGGTCAACGCCAGGTCGGCATTGTAGGACCGGGAAATAAAGTCCAAAAAGGCAGAAAAGAAATCGGGGAACAGCTTTGAGAAGTTGACATGATGCGACAACGCCCCCAGGGTCTTCCAGGCTTTCACGGGATC
Proteins encoded in this window:
- the glnE gene encoding bifunctional [glutamate--ammonia ligase]-adenylyl-L-tyrosine phosphorylase/[glutamate--ammonia-ligase] adenylyltransferase, with product MNIRSELIQCLYEEAPCSTEGEASLKNLGFDDPVKAWKTLGALSHHVNFSKLFPDFFSAFLDFISRSYNADLALTNFERFADKIQDKNYLYTLLTENPDLLEALVILFSGSQILTDTLLKDPSHFDWLKHPDILNKLRSKDALMRDFHEMSEQNIFPGGAPGLLRRFKKREYIRIGLRDLLGKAEMQETVKDISNLADVCLQIAYEYANKECGKKYGIPFYQDAGGNWKIAEFTILGMGKLGGSELNFSSDIDLIYIYTSSMGETRPEEGAVNPSVRLSNHEYFIKLAQLITKTIHEITAEGSVFRVDLDLRPEGRSGELVNSLAGCEVYYQSWGRTWERQALLKARICAGSISLGKEFFSLLSPFIYRRSLDFSAIEEIKTMKNKINAHIKGKKIGKGDIKLGFGGIREVEFTVQAYQLLFGGRDESLRVIPTLKLMKRLRECGYLTPDDYENLREAYIFLRNLENRVQISFGLQTHVLPDDEVQLAVLARKMRLHGESPEALVKNLLSEFDRHTQFVGNMFANLFVEKARQEATEIASRELERRPLKEELLAVDYLSEKGFSDPKRVARFLESLRDGAQFSHPTEKSIQEFYSALPRILDLSAGVPKPDSAIDNLVKFIEASGAREIYLNLINSSDKLLELLIILFGSSDLLSQILIKQPDLVDVFMDLESIYRFKPPEKINEDWMRILKSCQDIQSKKIVLRRFKHGEELRIGIRYLIKEADLMGTLADLSFLADMYLQIVTDLAYEELSNKSSHPLPNDFAIFGLGKLGGRELNFGSDLDIIFVYDEPESRESSLSQAELISHYMNYSQLIYQLTSEMTSAGYAYKVDTDLRPDGSRGDLIISVKGYEEYFKTRAQVWEQQAMTRGRFVAGNPDLGEKFLKIANDFTYRKKFEYGSLIEISCLRERMEKELAAEHKKGKNIKLGFGGLVDIEFTLQILQMMHGYQNPKLRQTNMLEVLQVVAAYGILDQAEADRVAKYYFFLRNLECALRIINQSSSNYLPKDKNSLAVLARLLGYEGESVEQRADALLRDYEETTGEVRKFYRKMLDTWLRTAL